A genomic window from Gymnodinialimonas ceratoperidinii includes:
- a CDS encoding M3 family oligoendopeptidase, producing the protein MRLPFPSPARDAATDSGGAPLEGLPEWNLDDLYEGQDAAALKRDLDWLEEACRTFAADYEGKLAELDAAGLLECTLRYEKIDMIAGRIMSFAGLRYYQKTTDGERAKFMSDMQDKITTYTTPLVFFSLEFNRIEDAHYEAMMAENDELARYKPVFDRMRAMKPYQLSDELEKFLHDTSVVGASAWNKLFDEQIAGLTFEVDGEHLGIEATLNLLTDSDRARREAGARALAEKFEETAPLFARIHNTLAKEKEIGDRWRGLPSPQASRHLANHVEPEVVEALRNAVVAAYPRLSHRYYNLKAKWLGLDTLEVWDRNAPLPMEENRIVGWEEARRTVSEAYAAFDPRMEELARPFFTDGWIDAGVKEGKAPGAFAHPTVTDVHPYVMLNYLGKPRDVMTLAHELGHGVHQRLAAGQGEMLSSTPLTLAETASVFGEMLTFRKMLAEAKDDATRKVMLAGKVEDMINTVVRQIAFYDFECKLHEARRGGELTVDDINALWMSVQGESLGPVFNFMEGYETFWAYIPHFVHSPFYVYAYAFGDGLVNALYAVYAEGSEGFEEKYFDMLRAGGSKHHKELLAPFGLDASDPAFWDKGLSMIESFIDELEAMEK; encoded by the coding sequence ATGCGCCTGCCGTTCCCATCTCCCGCCCGTGACGCCGCCACCGACTCTGGAGGCGCACCGTTGGAGGGGTTGCCGGAGTGGAACCTCGATGACCTCTACGAGGGGCAGGACGCGGCCGCGTTGAAGCGCGATCTGGATTGGCTGGAGGAAGCCTGCCGCACCTTCGCCGCCGATTACGAGGGCAAGCTGGCCGAGCTGGACGCGGCGGGTCTGCTGGAATGCACCCTGCGCTACGAGAAGATCGACATGATCGCGGGCCGGATCATGTCCTTCGCGGGGCTGCGCTATTACCAGAAAACGACTGACGGCGAGCGCGCCAAGTTCATGTCCGACATGCAGGACAAGATCACCACCTACACCACGCCGCTGGTCTTCTTCTCGCTGGAATTCAACCGCATCGAGGACGCCCATTACGAGGCGATGATGGCGGAGAACGACGAGTTGGCGCGCTACAAGCCGGTGTTCGACCGGATGCGGGCGATGAAGCCCTACCAGCTGAGCGATGAGTTGGAGAAGTTCCTGCATGATACTTCGGTCGTCGGGGCCTCGGCCTGGAACAAGCTTTTCGACGAGCAGATTGCCGGGCTGACCTTCGAGGTCGACGGCGAGCATCTGGGGATCGAAGCGACGCTGAACCTGCTGACCGACAGCGACCGGGCGCGGCGCGAGGCGGGTGCGCGGGCGCTGGCCGAGAAGTTCGAGGAGACGGCGCCGCTTTTCGCACGGATCCACAACACTCTGGCGAAGGAGAAGGAGATCGGCGACCGCTGGCGCGGGCTGCCCTCGCCCCAGGCCAGCCGGCACCTCGCCAACCACGTGGAACCCGAGGTTGTGGAGGCGCTGCGCAATGCCGTGGTTGCGGCCTATCCGCGCTTGTCGCATCGTTATTACAACCTCAAGGCCAAGTGGCTCGGCCTCGACACGCTGGAGGTCTGGGACCGCAACGCGCCCCTGCCGATGGAAGAAAACCGCATCGTCGGGTGGGAAGAAGCGCGGCGCACCGTCTCGGAAGCCTATGCCGCCTTTGATCCCCGGATGGAGGAGCTGGCGCGGCCGTTTTTCACCGATGGCTGGATCGACGCCGGCGTGAAGGAGGGCAAGGCGCCCGGGGCCTTCGCCCATCCGACCGTCACGGATGTGCATCCCTACGTGATGCTCAACTACCTTGGTAAACCGCGGGACGTGATGACCCTGGCGCATGAATTGGGCCACGGCGTGCACCAGCGGCTTGCTGCCGGCCAGGGCGAGATGCTCTCTTCCACGCCGCTGACGCTGGCCGAGACCGCCTCGGTCTTCGGGGAAATGCTGACCTTCCGCAAGATGCTCGCCGAGGCCAAGGACGATGCAACCCGCAAGGTGATGCTCGCGGGCAAGGTCGAGGACATGATCAACACGGTCGTGCGCCAGATCGCCTTCTACGACTTCGAGTGCAAGCTGCACGAGGCGCGGCGGGGCGGCGAGTTGACGGTGGACGATATCAACGCGCTCTGGATGTCGGTGCAGGGGGAAAGCCTCGGGCCGGTCTTCAACTTCATGGAGGGCTACGAGACCTTCTGGGCCTATATCCCCCACTTCGTCCACTCGCCCTTCTACGTCTACGCCTATGCCTTCGGCGACGGCCTCGTGAACGCGCTCTACGCCGTTTACGCGGAAGGCTCGGAGGGCTTCGAGGAGAAGTATTTCGACATGCTGCGCGCGGGCGGCTCGAAGCACCACAAGGAGCTTCTGGCACCCTTCGGCCTCGACGCCAGTGACCCGGCATTCTGGGACAAGGGCCTCAGCATGATCGAAAGTTTCATCGACGAACTTGAAGCGATGGAGAAATAA
- a CDS encoding AAA+ family ATPase, whose amino-acid sequence MKHAFAIGIVAGALAIATPAAAQDDSDVSEGLGLLGEGTRLIFEGLMEEMRPMIEEARPYFEDEVLPFLNRMGELMDDVTSYELPERLPNGDIIIRRSPDAPEFDPTLDDSGEVEL is encoded by the coding sequence ATGAAACATGCATTTGCCATCGGCATCGTGGCTGGCGCGCTCGCGATTGCGACGCCCGCGGCCGCACAGGACGACAGTGACGTAAGCGAAGGCCTGGGCCTGTTGGGCGAAGGCACGCGGTTGATCTTTGAAGGGCTGATGGAAGAGATGCGTCCGATGATCGAAGAGGCGCGGCCCTATTTCGAGGACGAGGTGCTGCCGTTCCTGAACCGCATGGGCGAGTTGATGGACGATGTCACGTCCTACGAGTTGCCCGAGCGGCTGCCCAATGGCGATATCATCATCCGCCGGTCCCCCGACGCGCCGGAGTTCGACCCCACGTTGGATGACAGCGGCGAAGTGGAGCTGTAA
- a CDS encoding endonuclease/exonuclease/phosphatase family protein — MAQRPFRIATYNVEWFFKLFDDAGTLLCDDGWSGRWNVTRQAQIDALTTVFQALDADAVLIVEAPDTSRGRDGSIALRNFAAHAGIRAREVLVGFPNDTQQELMLLFDPDVLSARHDPRDAGAPRFDGEFAIDLDIDAQEDLVRFSKPPLEAALDTPVGPIRLIGTHVKSKAPHGAVTDADVMRMAIANRRKQLAQCIWLRRRVEAHLDAGEALIVAGDLNDGPGLDEYEALFGRSGLEIVLGSDGAPERRLFDPHAAQALQSKLSAAPTTSRFFKRHENRYLQALLDYVMVSPNLRARAQRWHIWHPFDDPECWSRADLREALLTASDHFPVSLDLI, encoded by the coding sequence ATGGCTCAGCGCCCGTTTCGGATCGCCACTTACAACGTGGAGTGGTTCTTCAAGCTGTTCGACGACGCCGGCACGCTGCTGTGCGACGATGGATGGTCCGGCCGATGGAACGTGACGCGGCAAGCTCAGATCGATGCGCTGACGACGGTGTTTCAGGCCCTGGACGCCGACGCGGTTCTGATCGTGGAAGCACCGGACACCAGCCGGGGCCGCGATGGCTCCATTGCCCTGCGCAATTTCGCCGCCCATGCGGGTATCCGCGCGCGGGAGGTCCTGGTGGGTTTTCCGAACGACACGCAGCAGGAACTGATGCTGCTTTTCGATCCCGATGTGCTCTCGGCCCGCCACGATCCGCGCGATGCCGGCGCGCCGCGTTTCGACGGCGAATTCGCGATCGATCTCGACATCGACGCGCAGGAAGACCTTGTCCGGTTCTCGAAACCCCCGCTGGAGGCCGCGCTGGATACTCCGGTGGGTCCGATCCGGCTGATCGGCACCCATGTGAAATCCAAGGCACCTCACGGTGCGGTGACGGACGCGGACGTGATGCGCATGGCGATTGCCAACCGACGCAAGCAACTGGCGCAATGCATCTGGCTGCGCCGCCGGGTCGAGGCGCATCTGGACGCGGGCGAGGCGCTGATCGTGGCGGGCGATCTCAACGACGGGCCGGGGCTGGATGAATACGAGGCGCTGTTCGGCCGCTCGGGGCTCGAGATCGTACTGGGCAGTGACGGCGCGCCGGAACGGCGGCTGTTCGACCCGCATGCGGCGCAGGCCCTGCAATCGAAACTGTCCGCGGCCCCCACGACGTCGCGCTTTTTCAAGCGGCACGAAAACCGCTACCTGCAGGCGCTGCTGGATTACGTCATGGTCTCTCCAAACCTGCGCGCGCGGGCGCAGCGCTGGCATATCTGGCATCCCTTCGATGATCCCGAATGCTGGAGCCGCGCCGATCTGCGCGAGGCGCTGCTGACGGCGTCGGATCACTTCCCGGTCAGCCTGGACTTGATCTGA
- a CDS encoding molecular chaperone DjiA — translation MSLWTRISEALEALRQGESLSEVFGRLRTPPERTVAFTIAVIALSAKMAKADGLVTRDEVTAFRRVFHIPPDDEPAAARVFNMAREDVAGFEQYARRIAGMFKVEGKPCGADSVLCDLMEGLFHIATADGDYHPAEDAFLSRVAEIFGMDEVAFRRLRARFVPDLPLDPYSVLGVDPEAPLDEIRASYRAEVRQMHPDQMMARGVPEEAVRMAEQRMQAINRAWEEIQSSRREPA, via the coding sequence ATGTCACTGTGGACCCGCATATCCGAAGCCCTGGAAGCCCTCCGCCAGGGGGAAAGCCTGTCGGAAGTCTTCGGACGCCTGCGTACGCCGCCCGAACGCACGGTCGCCTTCACCATCGCGGTGATCGCGCTTTCGGCGAAGATGGCCAAGGCGGACGGGCTGGTGACGCGGGATGAAGTGACGGCCTTTCGTCGCGTCTTCCACATCCCCCCCGATGATGAACCCGCCGCCGCGCGGGTCTTCAACATGGCTCGTGAGGACGTGGCCGGGTTCGAGCAATACGCCCGCCGGATCGCGGGCATGTTCAAGGTTGAAGGCAAGCCCTGCGGCGCGGACAGTGTGCTCTGCGACCTGATGGAGGGGCTCTTTCACATCGCCACGGCTGACGGGGATTATCATCCGGCAGAAGATGCGTTCCTGTCCCGTGTGGCCGAGATTTTCGGCATGGACGAGGTCGCTTTCCGCCGCCTGCGCGCGCGCTTCGTGCCGGACCTTCCGCTTGATCCTTACTCGGTTCTGGGCGTCGATCCCGAAGCGCCACTGGACGAGATCCGCGCCAGCTACCGGGCGGAAGTCCGGCAGATGCACCCCGACCAGATGATGGCGCGCGGCGTGCCGGAGGAAGCGGTCCGGATGGCCGAGCAGCGGATGCAGGCGATCAACCGTGCATGGGAAGAAATCCAGAGCAGCCGCCGGGAACCGGCCTGA
- a CDS encoding GNAT family N-acetyltransferase, translating into MITRASLSDRDAVLTLWNEVIAETAITFTSTLKTPDQIADLIASQPVFVARDGARTLGFATYAQFRGGDGYRLSQEHAIYLSEAARGRGLGRALLGAVEDHARAAGHRTLIAGVSGENAHGLAFHDAMGFSRVGHLAQVGHKFGRFIDLVLMQKLL; encoded by the coding sequence GTGATCACGCGGGCATCGCTTTCAGACAGGGACGCCGTTCTCACGCTCTGGAACGAGGTCATTGCCGAGACCGCGATCACCTTCACGTCGACCCTGAAAACGCCTGACCAGATCGCCGATCTCATCGCTTCGCAGCCCGTATTCGTCGCCCGCGACGGGGCCCGGACCCTGGGCTTCGCGACCTATGCGCAGTTTCGCGGCGGCGATGGTTACCGGCTGAGCCAGGAACACGCGATATACCTTTCCGAAGCTGCCCGTGGCCGTGGACTGGGCCGCGCCCTTCTCGGCGCGGTCGAAGATCACGCGCGCGCGGCGGGCCATCGCACGCTGATCGCCGGGGTTTCGGGCGAGAACGCCCATGGTCTCGCCTTCCATGATGCCATGGGCTTCTCGAGGGTCGGGCATCTGGCGCAGGTCGGGCACAAGTTCGGGCGATTCATTGATCTCGTGCTGATGCAGAAGCTCCTGTGA
- a CDS encoding VOC family protein, whose translation MLTFDHIAVSAETLARGVQDVETALGQPLLPGGEHPDMGTHNRLLSFGPEEYFEVIAVNPAAEGPDQPRWFNLDNFRGATRVTNWICRCPDIEAAIAAAPEGIGVPWKLQRGDLRWSMAIPEDGKLPFGGLFPALIQWHDDAHPAPRLRDTGVRLKELRLHAPEAAALRAALGPLMSDPRVSIIPAEAARIEAVLATPTGDVTL comes from the coding sequence ATGCTGACCTTCGATCACATCGCCGTCTCTGCAGAGACCCTCGCCCGCGGCGTCCAGGACGTCGAAACCGCTCTTGGCCAGCCCCTTTTGCCGGGGGGAGAGCATCCTGACATGGGCACGCACAATCGCCTGCTCTCCTTCGGGCCGGAGGAATATTTCGAGGTCATCGCGGTCAATCCCGCCGCGGAAGGCCCCGATCAGCCGCGCTGGTTCAACCTCGACAACTTCCGCGGCGCCACACGGGTGACGAACTGGATCTGCCGTTGCCCGGACATCGAGGCCGCGATTGCCGCAGCGCCCGAGGGCATCGGCGTTCCGTGGAAGCTTCAACGGGGCGATCTGCGCTGGTCCATGGCGATCCCCGAGGATGGCAAGCTGCCCTTCGGCGGGTTGTTTCCCGCCCTGATCCAGTGGCACGACGACGCTCATCCCGCGCCGCGCCTGCGCGATACCGGCGTGCGCCTGAAAGAGCTTCGATTGCATGCGCCCGAGGCCGCGGCCCTTCGCGCTGCGCTAGGACCGCTGATGTCCGACCCGCGCGTTTCGATCATCCCTGCCGAGGCGGCGCGGATCGAGGCCGTGTTGGCCACGCCCACGGGCGACGTGACCCTGTGA
- a CDS encoding 5-formyltetrahydrofolate cyclo-ligase, which yields MIQDRKATARAQAFAARKQAHAEASAIVPSAISHLLASIGQPEGRIIAGYMAMRTELSPLPAMVALHAAGARLCVPIIEAKGQPLAFQEWTPESEMIPGPFGASVPARGAWLTPDTLIVPLVAFDARLNRLGYGGGFYDRTLERLRAAAPTRAIGFAYAAQELPEVPQEPTDQPLDALITENGPLAAGAPRA from the coding sequence ATGATCCAGGACCGTAAAGCCACCGCCCGCGCGCAAGCCTTCGCGGCCCGCAAACAAGCCCATGCAGAGGCCTCGGCCATCGTGCCCTCGGCGATTTCCCATCTGCTCGCGAGCATTGGACAGCCGGAAGGCCGGATCATCGCCGGTTACATGGCGATGCGGACCGAGCTTTCGCCGCTGCCCGCCATGGTGGCGCTCCACGCGGCCGGTGCGCGGCTTTGCGTGCCGATCATTGAAGCCAAGGGGCAACCTCTTGCGTTTCAGGAATGGACCCCGGAGAGCGAGATGATCCCCGGTCCCTTCGGCGCCTCGGTTCCCGCGCGGGGTGCTTGGCTGACACCTGACACGCTGATCGTGCCGCTGGTGGCATTTGACGCGCGGCTGAACCGGCTGGGCTATGGCGGCGGCTTCTACGACCGCACGCTGGAGCGCCTGCGCGCCGCCGCGCCGACGCGGGCCATCGGTTTCGCCTACGCGGCGCAGGAGCTGCCCGAAGTGCCGCAGGAGCCGACCGATCAGCCGCTGGACGCGCTGATCACCGAGAACGGCCCCCTTGCCGCCGGGGCGCCGCGCGCCTAA
- a CDS encoding TIGR00282 family metallophosphoesterase, whose protein sequence is MRILFLGDVMGRAGRAAITGRLAQLRADWKLDFVVVNGENATSGMGLSGAHAKALLDAGADCLTLGDHAFDQKDMLQYIESEPRIIRPLNFSKSAPGKGARLFDVKGRKILVAQALGQVFMKRPFDDPFSALEGALKTLGGQAAVRIIDIHAEATSEKMAVGHFCDGRASLVVGTHTHVPTGDAMILPGGTGYMTDAGMCGDYNSVIGMDKVEPLRRFITGMPKDRFNPATGEATLSGVMVETDDQTGKARTITPIREGGRLQTSTP, encoded by the coding sequence ATGCGTATACTTTTTCTTGGCGATGTGATGGGCCGCGCGGGACGTGCGGCGATAACGGGGCGATTGGCGCAACTGCGCGCTGATTGGAAGCTCGATTTTGTCGTGGTGAACGGCGAGAACGCGACCTCGGGGATGGGGTTGTCGGGCGCCCATGCCAAGGCGCTGCTCGATGCAGGTGCCGATTGCCTGACCCTTGGCGATCACGCTTTCGACCAGAAGGACATGCTGCAGTACATCGAGAGTGAGCCGCGGATCATCCGGCCGCTCAACTTCTCGAAATCCGCGCCGGGCAAGGGCGCACGGCTCTTCGACGTGAAGGGGCGCAAGATCCTCGTGGCGCAGGCGCTTGGGCAGGTCTTCATGAAGCGGCCGTTCGATGATCCCTTCTCTGCCCTCGAGGGGGCGTTGAAGACCCTTGGCGGACAGGCGGCCGTGCGGATCATCGACATCCACGCCGAGGCCACCTCCGAGAAGATGGCCGTCGGGCACTTCTGCGATGGCCGCGCGAGCCTTGTCGTGGGCACCCATACCCATGTGCCGACGGGGGACGCGATGATCCTGCCCGGCGGCACCGGTTACATGACCGACGCGGGCATGTGCGGCGATTACAACTCGGTCATCGGCATGGACAAGGTCGAGCCCTTGCGTCGCTTTATCACCGGGATGCCGAAGGACCGCTTCAACCCGGCGACCGGCGAAGCGACGCTTTCCGGCGTGATGGTCGAAACCGACGACCAGACCGGCAAGGCGCGCACGATCACACCGATCCGCGAGGGTGGGCGGCTTCAGACCTCGACACCTTGA
- a CDS encoding SLC13 family permease: protein MLDLPLSQTGEGLLTLAILLIMFAMFLWERWPTEVVAIGGTATLLILGLLPYGRAVEVLSNPAPWTIAAMFIVMGALVRTGSLDRLTKFAEANAKARPALAIASLLAFVAIGSAFMNNTPIVVIMIPVFVQISKILGKSPSKFLIPLSYAAIMGGTLTLIGTSTNLLVDGVARARGLEPFSIFEVTPIGLVVVAWGMIYLMFVGRYLLPDRASMASLLGGNRSRPKFFTEVAVPQGSALVGQGALEVDLFRRDGVRLIDVLRGDASLRRDLKAVVFEPGDRVVLRTDMAEVLGLQASKELRTVDKLSQVATATVEVLITPGCRMIGRSLGNLRLRRRYGVYPLAVHRRNQNIGSQLDDLVVRVGDTLLLEGDPADIQRLAADMDLVDVTHPSERAYRRGKSPIAVAAMAGIVVLAAFNVAPILALAVVAVAVVLLTGCIDAEEAFSFIEGRLLALIFAMLAVGAALDHTGGISLLVGAMAPWLEGAPTWVLLFAVYYTTSVLTELVSNNAIAVIMAPIAIALAQATGVDPRPLVIAVMIAASACFATPIGYQTNMLVYGPGGYAFSDFLKVGVPLNLSLGIVVCLAIPLFWPL from the coding sequence ATGCTCGATCTTCCCCTCTCCCAGACCGGCGAAGGTCTCCTGACCCTCGCGATCCTGCTGATCATGTTCGCGATGTTCCTTTGGGAGCGCTGGCCGACCGAGGTCGTGGCCATCGGCGGCACCGCCACGTTGCTGATCCTGGGGCTGTTGCCCTACGGTCGCGCGGTCGAGGTGCTGTCGAACCCCGCGCCCTGGACCATCGCGGCGATGTTCATCGTCATGGGCGCGCTGGTGCGCACCGGATCGCTCGACCGGCTGACCAAGTTCGCCGAGGCCAATGCCAAGGCGCGGCCTGCCCTGGCCATCGCCAGCCTGCTTGCCTTCGTCGCCATTGGCTCGGCCTTCATGAACAACACGCCCATTGTCGTCATCATGATCCCGGTTTTCGTGCAGATCTCGAAAATTCTCGGCAAGTCGCCCTCGAAGTTTCTGATCCCGCTGAGCTATGCCGCGATCATGGGGGGCACGCTGACCCTGATCGGCACCTCGACGAACTTGCTGGTGGACGGAGTCGCGCGGGCGCGCGGGTTGGAGCCGTTCAGCATTTTCGAGGTCACGCCCATCGGCCTCGTCGTCGTGGCTTGGGGCATGATCTACCTGATGTTCGTGGGCCGCTACCTTCTGCCGGACCGCGCCTCGATGGCGTCGCTTCTGGGCGGCAACAGGTCCCGGCCGAAGTTTTTCACCGAGGTTGCGGTGCCCCAGGGCTCGGCGCTGGTCGGGCAGGGGGCACTTGAGGTCGATCTGTTCCGCCGCGACGGTGTGCGGCTGATCGACGTGCTGCGCGGTGACGCCTCGCTGCGCCGGGACCTGAAAGCGGTGGTGTTCGAGCCCGGAGACCGCGTGGTTCTACGCACCGACATGGCGGAGGTGCTGGGGCTTCAGGCCTCCAAGGAGCTGCGCACCGTGGACAAGCTGAGTCAGGTAGCGACGGCGACGGTGGAGGTGCTGATCACGCCGGGCTGCCGGATGATCGGACGCTCGCTCGGCAACCTGCGCCTGCGGCGGCGCTACGGTGTCTATCCGCTGGCGGTGCATCGGCGGAACCAGAACATCGGCTCGCAACTCGACGATCTGGTGGTGCGGGTGGGCGACACGCTGCTGCTGGAAGGTGATCCGGCGGACATCCAGCGGCTGGCGGCGGACATGGACCTCGTCGACGTCACCCATCCCTCGGAGCGCGCCTACCGTCGGGGCAAGTCGCCGATCGCGGTGGCAGCCATGGCGGGGATCGTGGTGCTGGCGGCCTTCAACGTGGCGCCGATCCTCGCGCTGGCGGTGGTGGCCGTGGCGGTGGTCCTGCTGACCGGCTGCATCGACGCGGAGGAGGCGTTCTCCTTCATCGAGGGGCGCCTGCTGGCGCTGATCTTCGCCATGCTCGCCGTGGGCGCAGCGCTGGATCACACCGGGGGGATCTCACTGCTCGTGGGGGCCATGGCGCCTTGGCTGGAAGGCGCGCCGACCTGGGTACTGCTCTTCGCGGTCTATTACACCACATCGGTGCTGACCGAGCTGGTCTCCAATAACGCCATCGCCGTGATCATGGCGCCCATCGCCATCGCGTTGGCGCAAGCCACGGGCGTCGACCCAAGGCCGCTGGTGATCGCCGTGATGATCGCGGCCTCCGCCTGTTTCGCGACGCCCATCGGCTACCAGACCAACATGCTGGTCTACGGTCCGGGCGGTTATGCCTTCAGCGATTTCCTAAAGGTGGGCGTGCCGTTGAACCTGTCCCTCGGCATCGTGGTCTGCCTCGCGATCCCGCTGTTCTGGCCGCTTTAG
- a CDS encoding SLC13 family permease, translating to MTTDQIILFTLFAAVFGLLLWGKFRYDMVAFAALMVGTVLGVVPASDAFAGFGHPATLVVALVLVVSAGLVRSGAVFLITRTLVDASRSLGAHITIMGAVGGVLSAFMNNVAALALLMPVDIATARKSDRSPGLSLMPLSFCTILGGMVTLIGTPPNIIIATIREDQLGAPFRMFDFAPVGGVAAVAGLAFVALIGWRLIPNRDSGVGGDQLEALAPYIAELRLPEDSKLDGTRLRDLQGDAEEADVAILGVLRDGKRRFGTGRNLLLRHGDVLVLEATPEALDEFRVGKNLETAETDDATADALGDGVSFIEMVVPQDARIVGKTAESVGLSWRHRTTLMGIARKGTRITERLRKTMVQPGDILLLLAPSETADDVVKWLGGLTLADRGLKVTNDSKTWAAIGLFAAAVIAASLGILYLPIALGIVAVGYVLLKILPLSEIYDHIEWPVVVLLGSMIPLGAALDSSGGTELIANSLVSLTQGMPPWAILTILMVVTMTMSDVLNNTATAIVAAPVGITMAQSLGVSPDPFLMAVAVAASAAFLTPIGHKNNTLILGPGGYGFGDYWRMGLPLEIIVIAVSIPTILIVWPL from the coding sequence ATGACAACCGATCAGATCATCCTCTTCACCCTCTTCGCCGCCGTCTTCGGCCTGCTGCTCTGGGGCAAGTTCCGCTATGACATGGTGGCCTTCGCCGCGCTGATGGTGGGCACCGTTCTGGGCGTCGTTCCGGCCTCGGACGCCTTCGCGGGCTTTGGCCATCCGGCAACGCTGGTGGTGGCGCTGGTTCTGGTGGTCTCAGCGGGCCTCGTGCGGTCGGGGGCGGTGTTCTTGATCACCCGGACGCTGGTGGATGCCTCTCGCTCGCTCGGCGCCCATATCACCATCATGGGTGCTGTCGGCGGCGTGCTCTCGGCCTTCATGAACAACGTGGCCGCCCTCGCGCTCCTGATGCCGGTGGATATCGCCACCGCGCGCAAATCCGATCGCTCACCGGGTCTGTCGCTGATGCCGCTCAGCTTCTGCACGATCCTCGGCGGCATGGTCACGCTGATCGGTACGCCGCCCAACATCATCATCGCCACGATCCGCGAGGATCAACTGGGCGCGCCCTTCCGGATGTTCGATTTCGCGCCCGTGGGCGGCGTCGCGGCGGTGGCCGGCCTCGCCTTCGTCGCGCTGATCGGCTGGCGCCTGATCCCGAACCGCGACAGCGGCGTCGGCGGCGACCAGCTCGAGGCCCTCGCCCCCTACATCGCCGAGCTGCGCCTGCCCGAGGACAGCAAGCTCGACGGCACGCGCCTGCGCGACCTGCAGGGCGACGCGGAAGAGGCCGACGTCGCCATTCTCGGCGTCCTGCGCGATGGCAAACGCCGCTTCGGCACCGGCCGCAACCTGTTGCTCAGGCACGGCGATGTGCTGGTTCTCGAGGCCACCCCGGAGGCACTCGACGAGTTCCGCGTCGGCAAGAACCTCGAAACCGCCGAGACCGATGACGCCACCGCCGATGCTCTCGGCGACGGGGTCAGCTTCATCGAGATGGTCGTCCCCCAGGATGCCCGCATCGTCGGCAAGACCGCCGAAAGCGTCGGTCTTTCCTGGCGCCATCGCACCACGCTGATGGGGATCGCCCGCAAGGGCACGCGCATCACGGAACGGCTGCGCAAAACCATGGTGCAACCGGGCGACATCCTGCTGCTCCTCGCTCCCTCCGAGACAGCCGACGACGTGGTGAAATGGTTGGGCGGCCTGACCCTCGCGGATCGCGGCCTTAAGGTCACCAACGACAGCAAGACCTGGGCCGCCATCGGCCTCTTCGCTGCCGCCGTCATCGCCGCCTCGCTCGGCATCCTCTACCTGCCCATCGCTCTCGGCATCGTCGCCGTCGGCTACGTGCTCCTGAAGATCCTGCCCCTGTCCGAGATCTACGACCACATCGAATGGCCGGTCGTCGTCCTTCTGGGCTCGATGATCCCCCTCGGCGCGGCCCTCGACAGCTCCGGCGGCACCGAACTCATCGCCAATTCCCTCGTCTCCCTCACCCAAGGCATGCCGCCCTGGGCGATCCTCACGATCCTGATGGTGGTCACCATGACCATGTCCGACGTGCTCAACAACACGGCCACCGCCATCGTCGCCGCCCCCGTCGGCATCACCATGGCCCAGAGCCTCGGCGTCTCGCCCGACCCCTTCCTCATGGCCGTTGCCGTCGCGGCCTCCGCCGCCTTCCTCACGCCCATCGGCCACAAGAACAACACGCTGATCCTGGGCCCGGGCGGCTATGGCTTCGGCGATTACTGGCGCATGGGCCTGCCGCTCGAAATCATCGTCATCGCCGTATCGATCCCCACGATCCTCATCGTCTGGCCCCTCTGA